In Lolium rigidum isolate FL_2022 chromosome 7, APGP_CSIRO_Lrig_0.1, whole genome shotgun sequence, the DNA window TCCCAACGTGGTTTCATACAACACGGTAATTGATGGCTTCTTGAAGGAGGGTGAAATAAGCAAAGCTTTGGATCTATTCCATGAAATGAAACAGCAGGGGGTTGTGCCTAATGTGGTGACATATAGTTCCATTATTGATGGGCAGTGCAAAGCAACAGCAATGGACAAGGCAGAGGGGGTCCTTCGGCAAATGGTCGATAATGGTGTTCAGCCGAATACCGTGACATATACTAGCCTGATCCATGGATATTCCACTTCGGGCCAGTTGGAAGAAGTCGCTAGGTTGTTGGAAGAAATGAAAACTCAAGGTATCATGTGGGACGTTGTTACTTGCAGCTCATTCATGGACTATCTTTGCAAGACCGGAAGAATCAAAGAAGCTGCAGAATTATTTTATTCCATGGCTGAGAACGGCCATAAACCCGATGCTGTCTCATACAGCACGGTAATTGATGGCTTCTTGAAGGAGGGGGAAATAAGCAAAGCTTTGGATCTATTCCATGAAATGAAACAGCAGGGGGTTGTGCCTGATGTGGTGACATATAGTTCCATTATTGATGGGCAGTGCAAAGCAAGAGCAATGGACAAGGCAGAGGGGTTCCTTCGGCAAATGGTCGATAATGGTGTTCGGCCGAATACCGTGACATATAATAGCCTGATCCATGGATATTCCACTTCGGGCCAGTTGGAAGAAGTCGCTAGGTTGTTGGAAGAAATGAAAACTCAAGGTATCATGTGGGACGTTTTTACTTGCAGCTCATTCATGGACTATCTTTGCAAGACCGGAAGAATCAAAGAAGCTGCAGAATTATTTTATTCCATGGCTGAGAACGGCCATAAACCTAATGCTGTCTCATACAACACGCTTATTGATGGCTTCTTGAAGGAGGGTGAAATAAGCAAAGCTTTGGATCTATTCCATGAAATGAAACAGCAGGGGGTTGTGCCTGATGTGGTGACATATAGTTCCATTATTGATGGGCAGTGCAAAGCAACAGCAATGGACAAGGCAGAGGGGGTCCTTCGGCAAATGGTCGATAATGGTGTTCAGCCGAATACCGTGACATATAATAGCCTGATCCATGGATATTCCACTTCGGGCCAGTTGGAAGAAGTCGCTAGGTTGTTGGAAGAAATGAAAACTCAAGGTATCATGTGGGACGTTGTTACTTGCAACTCATTCATGGACTATCTTTGCAAGACCGGAAGAATCAAAGAAGCTGCAGAATTATTTTATTCCATGGCTGAGAAGGGCCA includes these proteins:
- the LOC124672359 gene encoding protein Rf1, mitochondrial-like, with product MPRFRPRSPSLYDPVPSPGYQLLDEFKDRLGSETLSPELAHQLFGKLLRQPVKVPERALNGFFAALARAPPSIACPDGPALAIALFQQMARAGPRPVAAPTIYTYSILIDCCCHTHRPDLGPAFFGHLLKTGIREDVVIFNNLLKCLCDMKRTEEALDVLLHRMPGDLPNVITRRGHSPNVVSYNTVIDGFLKEGEISKALDLFHEMKQQGVVPNVVTYSSIIDGQCKATAMDKAEGVLRQMVDNGVQPNTVTYTSLIHGYSTSGQLEEVARLLEEMKTQGIMWDVVTCSSFMDYLCKTGRIKEAAELFYSMAENGHKPDAVSYSTVIDGFLKEGEISKALDLFHEMKQQGVVPDVVTYSSIIDGQCKARAMDKAEGFLRQMVDNGVRPNTVTYNSLIHGYSTSGQLEEVARLLEEMKTQGIMWDVFTCSSFMDYLCKTGRIKEAAELFYSMAENGHKPNAVSYNTLIDGFLKEGEISKALDLFHEMKQQGVVPDVVTYSSIIDGQCKATAMDKAEGVLRQMVDNGVQPNTVTYNSLIHGYSTSGQLEEVARLLEEMKTQGIMWDVVTCNSFMDYLCKTGRIKEAAELFYSMAEKGHKPDAVSYGIMLHGYATERSLADMNEFHEQMVRDGVVPSLSVYNILIGAYAKCGKMDAAMLVFEDMLKHGVNPDQVTYLIVIAAFCRMGRMDDAMDKFSEMIDMGVPHDTHVYECMIKGYFRQGDLVKANELFTEMKNKGIRRRPQKGSGRTHYV